In Lolium rigidum isolate FL_2022 chromosome 3, APGP_CSIRO_Lrig_0.1, whole genome shotgun sequence, the genomic window GACAcgctgtaccgtgaacggcgggaagcgatcgagcgccagcggcgggactcgatcgagcgccagcagcagctggcggcggaggagcgttagcagcgggaggcggcgctggcggcaacggaggcggcctgggcgAGGCGGGTGaacgagttggcggcggaggccgacgcgttggcggcggcgatgatggaggcgccaacggatgtggaggaggaggaggccgaggcggaggaggaggagaccgaggtggaggaggatgacgacgacgacgagttcgagtggtccgacgacgacgggccacaCCCGGACgaaacggccgatcagcaacgcgcgctcgtcgagtcgttcgagtcggagaagaagctccaggacgacgcccgtgcccgcgaagaggtgcagattcgtcgcgccgtcgagctctccctccaggcggcgcagcaggggatggCCGACGTCGACGCGGTGCTAGAGCAGCGGCGTCTGAACAACTCTAATTTTTTTTATGCTGGTTTGTCTAGATAGAATTCTACTATAACATTTGCTAATTTTGTAGCGCATCGTGCGGGTTGTTCATGTTAAATTTTATGGAATATTGGACATGCGATAGCCTTTCTGACTGCATCACTCAGGTATTATTTTTGTTAGAGACCGTTAGTAGTATCTTGCATCTTAAATtattaatttacaatatcaatgttTCTTACTACTTTGTAGGAGGATATGAAAGCATTCCGAAGAAAATTAATTGCCATATTGCATGATTCAGAACTAAACAAAATAAGAGGCGGTCTGATATATAATCAATCTAAAGATCAAGAAAATGGATCCGACTCTGATATTACGGAATTGCCAAATCTAGGTAAAGAACACCAAGGAGATTTAGCAAAAGAAAATATCCAGCTTCCTATTTGCACCTTGTCCACCAAACCACATGAGTTTGTTGACGAGATATGCAAATACATCATGTCCATTGACGATGAAACCTGTTTGAAGTAAGCCTCataagataatgatcaagcgttgGTGCATATTATTATCATATCATTATTCCTATCAATTATTTTGCAGAAAAGAATGACACAATCATAATATCCTGGCAAGCTTATATCTTGAATCCATGATCAACAAGAAATGGGCATGTGGCAGGCCCCTCTTTTGGAACTCTACCACGTAGACGTACGCCTTCACAACGCCTATGATATGCTCCTTAGTCAGCATATCTTTCATGGTCTCTAGCTTGGCCGTGAACACTCGGGCCACAAGACCAGGTCGGTCCTGCGCGGTTTGGCCAGGAAACAACTCATCCTGTATTTCTGTCCAGTTAGGATTGCAGGTCATCGTCAGGAAGACGTCAGGCTTGCCGTACGTCGTCACCAATGCCATGGCGTCCATGTGCCTTTTCTTCATGTCTCTGTAGCATCCTTGGAACGTACCCGGGAGAACAGTCCTAATGCCAACAGCGCTTGCTCGTGTCTCCCCAGCCGTGATGCTATCAACAATGCCTTTATATAAGTCGGCACGTATCTCCGGCCGGTGCTCTCTGAACCAATTTAATCTGCAACCCTCGATCTTTATGTACATGTTGACCGCCCATTGCTGGAATAGGCACCTTATCCACTAGGATTAACTCTAAAGCAAATTCAGGACATACTCAGGATGGACCAGCCAATGGACAAGGATTGTTTCAACATGGCTGTGCGCATAGTGGCATGTGATGAGATACAATTTTTGACAGAGCCTCCCGTGCATAACATGGACTTAAGATTTTGTGTAAGTTATTATAATCACATATTTATTGTCACTGTTATGGTTCTAAACCTTTTTTTTTCATCTCAGTCGGCGATACTCGATGGTAGAAAACATCCACTTTGGCGTGTTAAGCCAGATATTAAGGAGTTGGCAACATTTTTTCATAGCTGGCCTGGGATAGACCATAATATATCATCCTGGACATGGTAAGTTAGATCTCTTTTCCATTATTAACATGATTTATGTGTTTTAATGCTCACCACTTGCAGATTTTTTTTGCCACACGCATTTCTTGGCAACTTCATCTTGTTCATCATCGACAAACATGAGTGTCGTGTATGTATTTTAGACCCATGTTCTAAACCTCTATCAGAAGAGAGGTACCAACTAAAATTACAAAGGTGTTCATTCTATCTAAATGACGCTCTTGAGATAGCGCAACCTGGCTGGAATTCCGATATTTATTTCTGGCCACGTAAATATCCTCACAATATCCCAATACCAACAAGCCCCGACAGGTGATCTTTCTCAGGTTATCTTTACAAGCAGCTTTTTTTATCGCCATTCTAATGACCAAGATAATGATATGTTCCATTTATTTGCAGAAAATTGTCTGGATACTTAGTATTTAGTTTTATGCTTTCATGGGATGGTAAAAGATTTGTTCATCCAGTTTGCAGCGTGAGTACTCTATGTTCACAATCTTATATTTTTGATGGGAAGAAAACTTCATGTTAACATGATAGACTAATTGTGCAGGGTGGTTACGAGCTAAGAAAAAAGTTTCTGATACACATACTCAAGTATCAGCTAATGAagttgaagacaacattcctgagATCGTGCGAGAATACCTTAGACGCGCCAACGGACCATGGCTTTAATAAATAGTGTATTCAGTCATTTCTCTTCTACAAAATGAATTGTGCGAAGTGGATCTTTAAATATTTTATgtattatatatttattttatatacttTAATATTTGCATGCATTATTTACACGCTTATGCATTTAACACTACGTTAAAGgtccgtggcgaagcacgggcattctactagtagcaactagtattcacagagggccataggccagtacatgtacatgtgtgacaatgtgcaggtaagcccctcatacactggggaataacggaaaaggggactatacaactctaacacttGCAAATACACCACGTTTATTTTGTAAGTAATACTACAAAATTTGCATCAGCAACTCTTATCTGCCACGTCTTGGCCTACGCTGGCTGCGGGATATTTGGGATCTATTTGGAAGGAGCTGACCAGAAATACCGGCGGTGGAGGTGGGAACGTgcgatgttagagcatctctagcagatccatAAACGGTTTTCGAGGAGGATATTTGCGGCGCAGACCGTTGGGACCGACTCTAGCCAATCTCTCAAAACCTTTGGTGGCACATAATTTCTTCTCATCGGCCTCCGCGGTCCTCAAATATCCTCACCCGCGGCCACTCTCCTATAATTTTCCTCATCCACCTCGCTGCCGTAGCCTTGCCGCCCCACCGTTGTATTATCGCCGGCTATCACACCGTACCGCCGACCACAAATCGCCGCGGCCGCCCCCACGAAACAACGGTTGGCCATTTCTCATGCTTGCTACCCACTCGCCGGTGCAAGCCATCGCCAGAATCGCTCCTGAGAGCCGCCAATTCGAGGAAGTTTCCGGCCGAGGAGAGGCGGATTCTTGCGGGACTGTAGCCCAACCGCCGTGGACGATATTCGGGCGGCAACGCTGCCTTAGCTGCCGGCACGACGAGCTTCTTCCCAGGCGGCGACCTCGAGTTTCTGTGACGTACGGTGGTCGCGTTTGCCCGGAGATGGGCTGGCGACGACCGGCGGTACATAGTCCGGTAGAGTGAAAGCCCGGCGGCGTCTCAGGGCCCTTTTGGCAGGTTCAACAGTCGCGGCCGCGGATTCCACCTCCTTGGCGCTCAAGGTACTCGACGTAATGCTCATATGATTTCACCTACTTGCATCGTAGTACTCGGCGCTCAAGAAAACTATCGACTGTAGATGAAGAGGTTGAGAGAGATGATTTTCGATGACTCGTCATCGgagcaggaagaagaagacaccgAAGACTTCGAGATGTCTTTGATGCTCATTGTGAAGGACGATTTTCGGAGGCCAGAGACCCTATGGCAGATAATGACATGTTGCATCATTttgcataacatgatcattgagGATGAGAAATGCATGCCAGAAAATTATAGGTACATCTCGAATGGTGACCTTGTCGAGCCTGAGCATGATTCAATCACGGTTCACAGGTTTCTCGAAATGCACTAACGCATAGAGAACACGCCTGCACTGCACATGAGCAACTACAAAATGATCTAATTAAGCATCACTGGCGTCTCCATGGCGggacatattttttcacttgtttGGTTTTAAACAATTCGTTTAGTTCATTCATTTGGTTTGTAATAAAGAATTATTTCATTTGTTACATTTAATTTAGTTTATTCATTTGTTTCGTTTGGTTTGAtttggaaaaacaaaaaaattctcctCTAAGTTATTGGGGTTCGGTTCTGCCGCGCCGAATTTGGAGAAGCAAATATGTGCCACTATAGGATAGGGAGGTATTTCCTCCTCTAAATTTCACGGGatatgctagagatgctcttaaggcgtccaaaaaaattccaagaaaccTCGATGCTGGTACGGGTCATGTGATGGAACTGGAATCGGACGGCGTCGGATCCGTCATCCGTCCGATGTTTTGCTGATAGATAGTACTCCAtttaattctcaaaaaaaaaaaagatagtacTCCATTTACCAGAAGATAATCGTCTCTTTCGTTTCTACTACacgtcctccacgccgcagcgtgtCTCTCCTCTCCAGGTTGTGTTGACTGGAGCTCAGATCGGAATTACCGCGCCGTGCTTTCAGCAGTCGAATCCAAGCCCGTTGGACGCGCGCGCGAGGGCAATGGCGCCTCTGCAGCCTTCCGTCTCCGTACCACCTTCCATCACGGCATCTCCCTCTCCGATCGGCGGCGGTGTCGGCGGCGCTGCCGTGACGCAGGGAGGCAATGACCTGGCGTCGGTAGAGCAGCTGGTGCTCGACCTCTGCGACCCCTTGCTGCGCGAGAATGCCCTCGTGGAGCTCTCTGAGGTAAGGTCACGTACTGCACCTCTTCTAGGGTTCTAGCGCTTGCTCACCATTGTGGTAGAAATCAATCTGATAAGCAACGTACGTGGGCAGGACGCGCAAGAGCTTCGTTACAAGAACAATGTACTTGTGTATTTGTCTACAAATTACGTCCTAGCGCATACTACACATTAACGTGAACTGTAGCACCTTCTCCCTCGCCGGATAGGTGACACATAAGTTGAGTCAAAAAATCAATGCTTTAAAAGTAACTAAGTATATTATGATAATAAAATATGAAGATTTATAATATCAAAGCCTCTATCAATAGAGAGACCATAAGATATACTTTTTTAAAAGGAAAGCTCGAAATGTGTCTGGCTTTGAATTAACGAACCTATCAACCGGCTCATATGAGTGCACACAAAACAACACATAGTTCTGTTGGTATAAAATACTAGTGCCTCGGTGAAAGCTAGGGCTGGTTGTCAGCCGCCTGGTGATGGCGACATCTGCAGGTGTTGTTCCCCTTCCCGAACCTTCCCGGAGGCATCACCATGAGGCCCATCTCACCATTTTTGCTGGATCACGTCTCTCCTTGTCAACTCCTGCCCATGGTGTCACAACGTGGTAGCGGCCTCAGTTGTGTCCGCGAAGTCTCCCAATACCTCCTCACAGTCTCCGCTCGACGCAAACACCAGCAGGGTTTCTTTTTACATGATATAGCTCCTTGTTTGGGCGATTGTTCGAGAGCCTAGGGGGGCTGTCTCAGCTAGTGTCGCGCCATGGGAGATGTCGGTGCTTCAACCCAAAGCCCAGCCCATTGGCCATGGAGACACCAGGTCCGAGCATGCTGCCTACCCCGACGAGCACGCACCGGCCCCGGGACGCAATCCCGGAGAGCTGGCCAGGACGTCGCCCCTGCAACATCGGAGTGCTGAAAGTGCCTTGAAAAAGTCAGAACGTTTCCGACATGAACATGCGAACGAGATGCCAGATCCAAACCTGCCAGGCCCAGATCGAGCTCGAACATAGGGATCATGGCAGCATGGTGGCGAAGGGTGTCAATGGGGACATCGTACTGCCGCCACAGACCACCCAAGGAGGATCTTGCATATCCTGGCTAGGCCCGCCTAGCCCAGACCAAGCCCCCTGTTCCAGATAGGCTGCCACCCCTGCGTGCAGCCTCAGCCGAAGACCAGATGCGCGGCGAGGTGCCACCTCCGCGTCCGAGAGCTCCACCGCCCGCCATGGCAGGAGGTGCAATGACCGACCGCCGAGCTTCACCACCATCAGGTCGAGCGTGCCCCGTCAGGTTCTAGGAGATCCACCGTGTCAACACATTTGTTGTAGTGCATCCTGAGGTGCGAGGAAGGGAGATCCACCACCGCCAGCACCGCACGGGCTTTGCCTAGCGgaaggggagggggaggaggcagGGGAGGTTTGGGCCACCCCGGTCACCTATGGGGGGATGGGAGCATGGTCTAAACCTCCCCGAGAGGCAGGTTCACCATATTAATAACGCATGTATTTATTCATATATTGATTTTCTCTTCTacatatttggtcaaacttacaaataattgaatttttgaatgaatttaTATGCTGCCTATTTATGAACGGACGGAACATCTTGTTTATGTTATCCATTAGTTGTTGAGTTCCTGCGGCACGGGGCAAATTTACAAAAAAGAATAGATGCATTGCCAACATTACTTATTATAAATTAATTGCTTGATTTTTGATTTTGCGAAGTTGCTTAGGTTTGGTGCACGATTGTTGAACTGTGCTATGCTGTGAAAGAATGTAAATATAATTTGATTAGTCAAACGATCAACAAGGAAAAGCTGGTGTGAATGGATGATCATAATCCATCTCGACACCGGACACAACCTCTTAGTAGCCGAATTTGTATGATAAGAGCGGAACACTTCAAAATAAATTTCTAAACGGCAAATTATTATGGTTATTTTGTAATCCCTCGGATCCATAATAATTGTCGTGGTTTACTAAGGAAGTAGTACAAGTTTGAACTAAGACTTACCACGACACtcatatggattggagggagtaggaAATTTATACTCCGTTCGATGAATTAATTGCATAAATCTTAGTTTATCATCTTCAACAAGGTTTCATCAGTGGTTCTTTTGTGGTAATTAATTATGTAATAATGCTGAACTAAGCAATTTCAGATTAATAAAATATCAGTCATTATATATGCTAAGGTATTATGTAAGGAAAAAAAGATAAGTAAACATGCCTAAAATATCTTTTTCAGAAAAGAGAGATGTTTCAAGATATCTTGGCCCCGCTGTTATGGCACTCGTTTGGTACAATTGCTTCTCTACTACAGGTTTGCATAAATCCATAGTCCTTCTATGTTTATTCGCCTGCTTCTAAGTAGAGAGAAAATAGACCGGGGAGCTTTGAGCCTACTTTATTCTAGTGTTGTGGTTGTGTAACTGATGATATATCATGCATGCTTACCTAGTGTTTTTCAGCTAATCTTTGATCTTTCTCACTTGTTATATTTGTCAACATGAAATATGTACAGGAAATCTTGTCTATCTATGACGCACTTTCAACCCTAACTTTATCGCCAGGTGCATCAAACCGAGTCTGCAACGTACTTGCACTTTTTCAGGTACACTTTATGTGAAAAAAACCCTGATAAGAGCGGAACATTTGACCCCATTCTGTTTTAAGAATTTGAGGTCGCTTTATGTTACCCCCATTAGATGCTATCTTTGACGTCTAAGCTGTTTTATGGGGAATTTGAAACCTATTGCAGTGTGTTGCATCGCACCCGGAGACGAGGACGTTGTTCTTAAATGGTAACCAGCGCGTCCTTTTGTTTATAGAAGTTTGGTATACATATATTTGTAATGTTTTTTAGAACTTGTTTGCTATATTCACTTACCCTCCTCTTTAATTATTCATTTCAGCTAACATTCCATGCTACTTGTACCCCTTCTTGAATACCGAGAGCAAAACAAGACCCTTTGAGTACTTGCGGCTTACTAGCCTGGGTGTTATCGGTGCTCTTGTTAAGGTAACTATTAACTTATTTGACACGAAAAGATAACCAACTGTATTAC contains:
- the LOC124695052 gene encoding CCR4-NOT transcription complex subunit 9-like, producing the protein MAPLQPSVSVPPSITASPSPIGGGVGGAAVTQGGNDLASVEQLVLDLCDPLLRENALVELSEKREMFQDILAPLLWHSFGTIASLLQEILSIYDALSTLTLSPGASNRVCNVLALFQCVASHPETRTLFLNANIPCYLYPFLNTESKTRPFEYLRLTSLGVIGALVKVDDSKVISFLLETEIVPRCLRCMEVGSELSKTVATFIVQKILLDNLGLCYICAKPERLFAVASLLVYMVLSRPVQPSAPARLLKHIIRCFHRLSDNPSACVTLQALLPDVLKDGTVDSFLVDDPSTRRCLQQLLHKVTVGTVGGAPRPGLDHMSSIGYKQFSYCSSL